A genomic window from Gossypium hirsutum isolate 1008001.06 chromosome D10, Gossypium_hirsutum_v2.1, whole genome shotgun sequence includes:
- the LOC107914619 gene encoding endochitinase EP3, which produces MESLAMGKKLPTSVLVGLLVASAITQTVLAQNCGCAPNLCCSQHGYCGQGNDYCGTGCKEGPCFSKSPTGASVASIVSPQFFNGIINQARADCAGKKFYTRQAFLTALDSFPDFGKLGSDVESKREIAAFFAHATHETEFFCYKEEQDKSNSYCEANPKFPCAPGKSYHGRGPLQLTGNTNYGNAGNALKLDLLKNPEMVANDPVVSFKGSLWYWMAAVRPVIGQGFGATIKAINGRLECGVPAAQDKVQRRIRFYTDYCKQLGVDPGPKLSC; this is translated from the exons ATGGAGTCCTTAGCTATGGGAAAAAAGCTACCAACATCTGTTCTCGTAGGACTACTAGTTGCTTCCGCTATAACCCAAACCGTGTTGGCTCAAAACTGTGGCTGTGCGCCAAACTTGTGTTGCAGTCAACATGGTTATTGCGGTCAGGGTAACGATTACTGTGGCACTGGTTGCAAAGAAGGCCCTTGTTTCTCCAAGTCTCCCACTGGTGCTTCAGTTGCCTCCATTGTTTCACCTCAGTTCTTCAACGGGATAATCAACCAAGCTCGTGCAGATTGTGCGGGCAAGAAATTCTATACACGACAAGCTTTCCTGACTGCACTTGATTCCTTTCCCGATTTCGGAAAATTGGGTTCTGATGTTGAATCCAAGCGTGAGATTGCTGCATTCTTCGCCCATGCCACCCATGAGACTGAGT TCTTTTGCTATAAAGAAGAGCAGGATAAAAGTAATAGCTACTGTGAAGCCAATCCAAAGTTCCCATGTGCACCAGGGAAGTCCTACCATGGTCGAGGACCGCTTCAGCTTACAGGGAATACTAACTACGGGAACGCAGGGAATGCTTTGAAGCTGGACTTATTGAAAAATCCTGAAATGGTGGCCAATGATCCTGTTGTCTCATTTAAGGGTTCATTATGGTACTGGATGGCCGCTGTCCGCCCCGTCATCGGCCAAGGGTTCGGAGCAACCATCAAAGCCATCAATGGCAGGCTTGAATGTGGTGTTCCAGCTGCACAAGACAAAGTTCAGCGTCGAATTCGGTTTTACACCGATTATTGTAAACAATTGGGGGTTGATCCTGGACCCAAGCTGTCTTGTTAG
- the LOC107914618 gene encoding GDT1-like protein 5, translating into MSFLSYFGGCNYHLTSKLATGLAADENPLGVVLGGILGQVLCTTAAVLEGKRPTSQISEKIAIQIHIFPSFPYATAMFCI; encoded by the exons ATGAGCTTTTTGTCTTATTTTGGAGGCTGTAACTATCATTTAACTTCAAAG CTTGCTACCGGTTTGGCTGCAGATGAGAATCCACTTGGTGTGGTCCTTGGTGGAATTTT AGGACAAGTGCTATGCACCACTGCTGCTGTACTTGAAGGAAAAAGGCCGACATCTCAGATATCTGAGAAAATTGCAATCCAAATCcatatttttccttcttttccttATGCGACAGCAATGTTTTGCATTTAA